ATGGCGAGGTCGGGCTTGGCCACGCGCGAGCTGATCAGCCGCGTCATCAGCACGGCCAGCCCCGTGCCGACCAGGACCAGCACGCCGGACAGGATGACGCCCGTCCGCGGCCCGCCCAGCTCGGACAGCCACCCGATCAGCGGCGCCCCCAGCGGCGCCCCGCCGGTGAACACCAGCATGTAGATGCCCATGACCCGGCCCCGCATCTCGGGCGAGGTGGCGATCTGGACGCTGGCGTTGGCGACGGTGTTGATGGTGATCAGCGCGATCCCGGTGGGGATCAGCAGCAGCAGGTACGCGGGGTAGAACGGGGCCACCCCGGTGGCGATCTGGAACAGCCCGAACCCGATCGCCCCCGCGAAGAGCACCTTGCGCGACAGCCTGGCCCGGCGCGCGGCGAGCAGCGCCCCGCCGAGTGCCCCGACCGCGAACATGCTGGACGCCAGCCCGAACGAGGACGCGCCCGCCCCGAACACCTCCCGCGCCATGAGCGCGATCGACATCGAGAACGACTGCGAGAACATCGACACGAAGGCGATCAGCAGCACCGGCATGAGCAGTTCCTCACGCTGGAGCACGTACCGCAGCCCCTCGCGGAGCTGGCCCTTGGCCCTGGGGACGGGCTCGGCCACGTTCAGCTCGGCCTTGCGCATGAAGATCAGGCTGGAGATGACGCCGCCGAAGGTCAGCGCGTTGATCAGGAAGATCGGCCCCGTGCCGCCGAGCACGTAGATCAGCACGCCGGCGAGCGCCGGGCCGACCACGCGGGCCAGGTTGAAGATGGAGCTGTTCAGCGCGATCGCGTTGGGCAGGTCCTTGCGGCCGACCATCTCGACCACGAACGCCTGCCGCGTCGGCACCTCCACACAGGAGATCATGCCGAGCAGGAACGCCATCACGTAGACGTGCCACACCTGGGCGGTGCCCGTCATCGTGAGGATGCCGATGGTCAGCGCCAGCCCGGCCATGAGCGACTGGGCGGCGATGAGGATCGGCCGCTTGGGGTAGCGGTCGGCGAGCACGCCGCCGAACATCCCGAACAGCAACATCGGCAGGAACTGCAGCGCGGTCGCCGTGCCGAGCGCCGCCGCGCTGCCGTGGGCGTTGCCGGGGCCGGCGGTCAGGTCGAGCACCAGCCAGTCCTGCGCGGTGCGCTGCAGCCAGGTGCCGATGTTGGAGACGGTGCCGCCCGCCGCGAACATGCGGTAGTTACGAACCCTGAGTGACCGGAACATCCCGGTCCTGGGTTCTTCAGGCTCTATATCTTGCTGAGCTTCTCCAGGATCGGCGCCGCCTGCCTGAGGATCGACCTCTCCTCCGGCGACAACTCCTTCAACCGCTGTGTCAGCCACGCCTCCTTGCGGCGGCGCTCCTCCTTCAGCAGCTTCTCTGCGTCCTCGGTCACCGAGACGGTCACCTGACGCCGGTCGGTCGGATGCGGGGTACGGGCGACCAGGCCGCGTTCCTCGAGCGCGGCGATCACGCGCGTCATCGAGGGCGGTTGCACCTTCTCTAGCTCGGCCAATTCGCCGGGGGTTATCCCGGAATGCCGTTCCACCGCGGCGAGGGTCGCGAACTGTGTGGGCGTCAGCGAGTGCGCTGCCGCCTGTCGTCGTAGGCGTCGGTTCAGCCTTGCCAGCGACACGCGCAGGGCTGAAGCCAGACCTGCGTCGCTGCGCAGGTCCATCTTGGGCTGGGTTTTGGTTAGCATGAGTCATTACCTTTGCTAACTATACGGCAAGGCAAGATATTTCCGGACACAAGTGTCTTTCCACCCCTTGATACCCCGAAGCCGCCCCGCGTGGGCGGGACGGCTCCGAAGGTGTGACGGCCGGGTACGGGTCAGAGCCCGAGCGCGGCCCTGATCGGGCCGATGGCGAAGTACAGCGCGAACAGCGCGGCCACGCCCCACAGCAGCGGGTGCACCTCACGCGCCTTCCCGCGCACCACCTTGATCAGCACGTAGCTGATGAAGCCGGCGCCGATGCCGTTCGAGATCGAGTACGTGAACGGCATGATGACGATGGTGAGGAACGCCGGGATCGCCAGCTCGTAGTCGTCCCAGTCGACGTCCTTGATGGCGGTCATCATCAGGAAGCCCACGATGACCAGCGCGGGCGCGGCGGCCTCGTAGGGCACGATGGTGACGAGCGGCGTGAAGAAGATGGCCACGAGGAACAGCAGCCCCGTCACCACGCTGGCGAGGCCAGTGCGAGCGCCCTCGCCGACGCCGGCGGCCGACTCGATGTAGGTGGTGTTGGAGGAGACGGATCCGGCGCCGCCGGCGGCGGCCCCGAGGGAGTCGACGAGCAGGATCTCCCTGGTACGCGGCAGCGTCCCGTCCTCCTGCACCAGGTTCGCCTGACGGCCGACGCCGACGATGGTGCCCATCGTGTCGAAGAAGTCGGTGATGAGCAGGGTGAAGACGAGCAGGGCGGCCAGCAGCACGTCCACCCGGATGAACCCGCCGAACGGGTCGAACTCGGTGAACAGGACGAGCGGATTGTTGAAGCCGATGACCTGCTCCGGCACGACGGGCCTGTTGAGCTGCCAGGTGTAGGGGTTGTCGGGCGAGGACGGGCCCAGCTTGGCGATCGCCTCGACGATGATGGCCAGGATCGTGGTGCCGACGATGCCGATCAGGATGGCGCCCTTGACCTTGCGCGCCACCATCGCCGCCGTGGCCAGCAGCCCGATGATGAAGACGAAGATCGGCCAGGAGGTCAGGCTGCCGCCGATGCCCAGCTCCAGCGGCGTGCCCGCGGCCTTGCGCACGAAGCCGGCGTCGACGAAGCCGATCAGCGCGATGAACAGGCCGATACCCACGCTGATGGCGGTCTTCAACTGGGCCGGGATGGCGTGGAAGATCGCCGTCCTGAGCCCTGTCAGCACCAGCACGGCGATGATGACGCCTTCGAGGAAGACCAGGCCCATGGCCTCCTCCCAGGTCATCACGGTGGCGATCTGGAAGGTGACGAAAGCGTTCAGGCCGAGCCCGGCCGCCATCGCGAACGGCACCTTGCCGATGACGCCCATGAGGATCGTCAGCACGCCGGCCACGAACGCCGTGCCGGCGGCGACGAGCGCCACGGGGGCGGTCGCGCTGTCGGCGATGAACTCACCGCTCACGTCCTTGCCGTTGGCCAGGATCAACGGGTTGAGCACGACGATGTAGGCCATCGTGAAGAACGTGGCGATGCCGCCCCGTACTTCACGGGAGACGGTCGATCCTCGTGCGGAGATTGCGAAGAAACGGTCTATCGCATTACGTGTGTCACTCACGACGCGAAGAGTGACAGTCGTGGTGAGCTGCGAAAAGAGCCAGTGATGAGATCGAGACCCGATTGGAAGCTAGGCTGGACAACGTGAAGCAGCAGTGGCACCCCGACCCCGAGCCGATCAAGACCAACGACACGGCCGCCATCGCCGTCGGCACGGGCATCTGGGCGGTCGCCTTCCTCGCCCTGCTGATCTTCCGCCCCGCCCCGGAGAACACGTGGTGGATCTGGACCTGCCTGACGGGCGTGGGCTTCGGCTTCTTCGGCATGTGGTTCGTACGCAGGCCCAGGCGCGGCTGAGCGCCCCGAGGTGACATTCGTCATCTCCGGCTGTTCCCCGAAGTCACCTTCAAGTGGTGTTTCCGCCCACTACATCGGCATATGCCCGGCAACTCATGCTGGGGAGCATGAAGAAGCCCATCGCAACC
The nucleotide sequence above comes from Nonomuraea gerenzanensis. Encoded proteins:
- a CDS encoding MFS transporter, whose product is MFRSLRVRNYRMFAAGGTVSNIGTWLQRTAQDWLVLDLTAGPGNAHGSAAALGTATALQFLPMLLFGMFGGVLADRYPKRPILIAAQSLMAGLALTIGILTMTGTAQVWHVYVMAFLLGMISCVEVPTRQAFVVEMVGRKDLPNAIALNSSIFNLARVVGPALAGVLIYVLGGTGPIFLINALTFGGVISSLIFMRKAELNVAEPVPRAKGQLREGLRYVLQREELLMPVLLIAFVSMFSQSFSMSIALMAREVFGAGASSFGLASSMFAVGALGGALLAARRARLSRKVLFAGAIGFGLFQIATGVAPFYPAYLLLLIPTGIALITINTVANASVQIATSPEMRGRVMGIYMLVFTGGAPLGAPLIGWLSELGGPRTGVILSGVLVLVGTGLAVLMTRLISSRVAKPDLAMAA
- a CDS encoding MarR family winged helix-turn-helix transcriptional regulator — translated: MLTKTQPKMDLRSDAGLASALRVSLARLNRRLRRQAAAHSLTPTQFATLAAVERHSGITPGELAELEKVQPPSMTRVIAALEERGLVARTPHPTDRRQVTVSVTEDAEKLLKEERRRKEAWLTQRLKELSPEERSILRQAAPILEKLSKI
- a CDS encoding NCS2 family permease, encoding MSDTRNAIDRFFAISARGSTVSREVRGGIATFFTMAYIVVLNPLILANGKDVSGEFIADSATAPVALVAAGTAFVAGVLTILMGVIGKVPFAMAAGLGLNAFVTFQIATVMTWEEAMGLVFLEGVIIAVLVLTGLRTAIFHAIPAQLKTAISVGIGLFIALIGFVDAGFVRKAAGTPLELGIGGSLTSWPIFVFIIGLLATAAMVARKVKGAILIGIVGTTILAIIVEAIAKLGPSSPDNPYTWQLNRPVVPEQVIGFNNPLVLFTEFDPFGGFIRVDVLLAALLVFTLLITDFFDTMGTIVGVGRQANLVQEDGTLPRTREILLVDSLGAAAGGAGSVSSNTTYIESAAGVGEGARTGLASVVTGLLFLVAIFFTPLVTIVPYEAAAPALVIVGFLMMTAIKDVDWDDYELAIPAFLTIVIMPFTYSISNGIGAGFISYVLIKVVRGKAREVHPLLWGVAALFALYFAIGPIRAALGL
- a CDS encoding DUF2530 domain-containing protein codes for the protein MKQQWHPDPEPIKTNDTAAIAVGTGIWAVAFLALLIFRPAPENTWWIWTCLTGVGFGFFGMWFVRRPRRG